A stretch of Fundicoccus culcitae DNA encodes these proteins:
- a CDS encoding LysM peptidoglycan-binding domain-containing protein, whose translation MSLKRQDIINSKNALKKQHYTKQLMTTMNKSLVLLSAGVVLSQAAAIPTSVEANDSVFTTRVSKSTFLDTISEHARTIAAQNDLYASVMIAQAALETGWGNSTLAQAPYNNLFGIKGNYNGNSVSMNTLEDDGSGSYYGIVDSFKVYPSIAESLADYADVLIGTGSEWRANFYAGALYSNTTSYQDATAHLTGRYATDTSYGTKLNAIISQNNLTQYDMVRNTTPSTPEVPDTDTTAPEVPDNNTTTPTTGSTYRVVAGDTYWALAKRFGLTVAALQQANNATNSNLSIGMSLNIPASGSNQGGNEATTPVETPKPEETPKPTTPTPEETPSTPDTTNTYVVKAGDTYWALSKRFGTSVADLLSLNATTSSALRVGQTIKVTGQTTTTPPKESTNENNNANNGNNSGTQPTANAYTVKAGDTYWALAQRFGVSVASLQQLNGTTSSALRVGQSLKVPSSTVANNANSNSNSNPNSNGANNSHSSNTNQQESSNNVTAGSYVVQAGDTYWALAKRYNTTVAALQSLNNAKNSNLAIGQSLVVPGQTATVTSSTVETMSTLAANETPAEVETIKENITEVEVTEVITNESDAEKEVISETITELDVPEVETPTEVTTPTEVVEEIIEPAEEETTVSQHQVKAGETLYSIAQHYQVSVSELIANNGGTLIRIGQVITW comes from the coding sequence TTGAGTCTTAAACGTCAAGATATCATTAATTCTAAAAATGCGCTTAAAAAACAGCATTACACTAAACAATTAATGACTACCATGAATAAAAGTCTAGTGTTACTAAGTGCGGGTGTTGTTTTAAGTCAAGCGGCAGCTATTCCCACATCCGTTGAGGCTAATGATTCTGTATTTACTACACGAGTGAGTAAATCTACTTTCTTGGACACGATATCTGAGCATGCGCGAACAATTGCGGCACAAAATGACTTATATGCATCAGTTATGATTGCTCAAGCTGCTTTAGAAACTGGTTGGGGAAATAGTACATTAGCTCAGGCACCTTATAATAATTTGTTTGGGATTAAAGGGAATTACAACGGGAATTCTGTCAGTATGAACACGCTAGAAGATGATGGTTCAGGGTCTTATTATGGAATCGTTGATTCATTTAAAGTCTATCCATCCATTGCAGAATCACTGGCGGATTATGCCGATGTATTAATAGGGACGGGTTCAGAATGGCGTGCGAATTTTTACGCTGGGGCACTTTATAGTAATACAACGAGTTATCAAGATGCCACAGCACACTTAACGGGTCGGTATGCAACAGATACCTCGTACGGTACAAAATTAAATGCTATCATATCACAAAACAACTTAACACAATATGATATGGTTCGCAATACAACGCCTTCGACACCAGAAGTTCCAGATACTGATACCACAGCACCTGAAGTTCCAGATAATAACACCACAACGCCAACAACCGGTTCAACTTATCGCGTAGTAGCGGGTGACACATATTGGGCTTTAGCTAAACGCTTCGGTTTGACCGTAGCTGCCTTACAACAAGCCAATAATGCGACCAATTCAAACTTATCGATTGGTATGTCACTGAATATTCCTGCCTCTGGTTCTAACCAAGGGGGGAATGAAGCGACAACGCCGGTTGAAACACCAAAACCAGAAGAAACACCAAAACCAACAACGCCGACGCCAGAAGAAACACCTTCAACGCCGGATACGACCAACACGTATGTTGTTAAAGCAGGTGACACTTACTGGGCACTATCTAAACGTTTTGGAACAAGCGTGGCTGATTTATTATCGTTAAATGCTACGACTTCGAGTGCCTTAAGAGTGGGTCAAACAATTAAAGTAACAGGTCAAACTACAACGACCCCACCAAAAGAGTCTACAAATGAAAATAATAACGCGAATAATGGAAACAATTCAGGCACACAGCCAACAGCGAATGCTTATACGGTAAAAGCAGGCGATACTTATTGGGCATTAGCCCAACGATTTGGTGTCAGTGTTGCTAGTCTTCAACAACTGAATGGTACAACATCTAGTGCGTTACGCGTGGGGCAATCTTTAAAAGTTCCTAGTTCAACCGTGGCTAATAATGCGAATTCAAATTCAAATTCAAATCCGAATTCGAACGGAGCGAATAATAGCCATTCATCAAATACTAACCAACAAGAATCATCGAATAACGTAACAGCGGGATCTTATGTTGTACAAGCAGGCGATACTTATTGGGCACTAGCAAAACGCTATAATACCACAGTTGCAGCTTTACAAAGTTTGAATAATGCAAAAAATTCAAACTTAGCGATTGGACAATCTTTGGTTGTTCCTGGTCAAACAGCAACCGTGACAAGCTCTACGGTAGAAACGATGAGTACGTTAGCAGCTAATGAAACGCCTGCGGAAGTTGAAACAATTAAAGAAAATATCACTGAAGTAGAAGTTACTGAAGTTATTACTAATGAAAGTGACGCCGAAAAAGAAGTTATTTCTGAAACAATAACCGAATTAGACGTACCAGAAGTCGAAACGCCTACTGAAGTTACAACACCTACAGAAGTCGTTGAAGAGATTATTGAACCTGCTGAAGAAGAAACGACTGTTTCACAACACCAAGTTAAAGCTGGCGAAACTTTGTATTCAATCGCTCAACACTATCAAGTGAGTGTTAGTGAATTAATCGCAAACAACGGTGGAACCTTAATTCGTATCGGACAAGTCATCACTTGGTAA
- the metK gene encoding methionine adenosyltransferase: MEEKRLFTSESVTEGHPDKLADQISDAVLDAILAQDPYARVACETVVNTGMVLVFGEITTSAQVDIQKIVRKKIAEVGYVGGKYGFDADNVAVLVALDEQSADIAQGVDQALETRGTDSAQEIGAGDQGLMFGYATNETKQMMPLAIELSHLLARQLAHVRKNGPLYYLGPDGKTQVTIEYDENNQVKRIDNLVISAQHSADIELDQLKDDIITHVIKPVIANSWLDDETKYFINPTGRFIIGGPVGDSGLTGRKIIVDTYGGFAHHGGGAFSGKDATKVDRSASYAARYIAKNIVAAGLADRCEIQIAYAIGVAEPVSITINTFGTSALKDSQLTQIVRQLFTLTPNGIINMLGLREPIFAQTAAYGHFGRYDVDLPWERTDRIDELITAAQQFIK; this comes from the coding sequence ATGGAAGAAAAAAGATTATTTACATCAGAATCGGTGACTGAAGGTCATCCAGATAAATTAGCCGACCAAATAAGCGATGCCGTACTTGATGCCATTTTAGCTCAAGACCCGTACGCACGCGTTGCCTGCGAAACAGTTGTTAATACTGGAATGGTCTTGGTTTTTGGTGAAATTACAACGTCAGCACAAGTTGATATCCAAAAAATAGTTCGTAAAAAAATTGCAGAAGTAGGCTATGTTGGTGGAAAATATGGCTTTGATGCGGATAATGTGGCCGTTTTGGTTGCTTTAGATGAACAATCAGCGGATATTGCCCAAGGGGTTGATCAAGCCTTAGAAACGCGAGGGACTGATTCCGCACAAGAAATCGGCGCTGGTGATCAAGGGTTAATGTTTGGTTACGCAACAAATGAAACCAAGCAAATGATGCCGTTAGCTATAGAATTAAGTCATTTATTAGCCAGACAACTTGCGCATGTCCGTAAAAACGGTCCACTTTATTATCTTGGGCCAGATGGCAAGACGCAAGTCACCATCGAATATGATGAAAATAACCAGGTGAAACGAATTGATAATCTGGTTATTAGCGCACAACACAGCGCCGACATTGAACTGGATCAATTAAAAGACGACATCATAACTCACGTTATTAAACCAGTGATAGCTAATAGTTGGTTAGATGATGAGACGAAATATTTTATCAATCCAACGGGACGCTTTATTATTGGGGGACCAGTTGGCGATTCTGGGTTGACCGGACGCAAAATAATTGTTGACACATACGGAGGTTTTGCTCACCATGGTGGGGGAGCTTTTTCAGGTAAAGATGCAACCAAAGTCGACCGTTCTGCTTCTTATGCAGCCCGTTATATTGCAAAAAATATCGTTGCGGCGGGACTGGCCGATCGTTGCGAAATCCAAATTGCGTATGCCATTGGAGTAGCTGAACCTGTTTCGATAACCATTAATACATTTGGCACCAGTGCGTTAAAAGATAGCCAATTGACTCAAATTGTTCGGCAATTATTTACCTTAACACCTAATGGGATTATTAACATGCTAGGGCTACGTGAACCTATATTTGCTCAAACAGCAGCTTATGGTCATTTCGGTCGCTATGATGTCGATTTGCCATGGGAAAGAACGGATCGAATAGACGAACTTATAACAGCGGCTCAACAATTTATCAAATAG
- a CDS encoding OadG-related small transporter subunit, producing the protein MENLGAAFELMFTGMFGIFLVIGVIYLIAKGFAKYFVDDKDEGNVNDAL; encoded by the coding sequence ATGGAAAATTTAGGAGCTGCATTTGAACTAATGTTCACAGGAATGTTTGGCATCTTTCTAGTAATCGGAGTTATTTATTTGATTGCTAAAGGATTTGCGAAATATTTTGTTGATGATAAAGATGAAGGCAATGTAAATGATGCCTTGTAG
- a CDS encoding oxaloacetate decarboxylase subunit alpha: MTKKIGIMETVLRDGQQSQIATRMTMDEMLPILPLLDEIGFEALEVWGGATFDACLRYLNEDPWERLRIIRTNIKNTKLQMLLRGQNLLGYKHYPDDVVRAFVTKSVENGIDVVRIFDALNDGRNLITSIDATKEAGGHVQAAICYTTSEIHTVKYFVEKAKEFVNYGADSIAIKDMAGVLSPKISYELVSELRSVLDVPIQVHTHATSGISEMAYLKAVEAGADIIDTAISSFSGGTSQPTTESMVIILEELGYETGIDLDKLAELALYFNKVRDKYRESGQLNPKVKDIDPKSLIYQVPGGMLSNLLSQLKEQGLESRYEEVLLEVPRVRADLGYPPLVTPLSQMVGTQALMNVVSGERYKLIPNEIKDYVKGYYGQPPIEISEEISKKIIGDSEVITVRPADLLEDQMEQLTQEISDYAKSPEDVLSYALFPQQARDFLGRREDPYYDVPLQTIDLTINTL, translated from the coding sequence ATGACAAAAAAAATAGGAATTATGGAAACTGTCTTACGCGATGGGCAACAAAGTCAAATTGCTACGCGCATGACGATGGATGAGATGTTGCCTATTCTACCATTATTAGATGAAATTGGATTTGAAGCTCTGGAAGTTTGGGGTGGGGCAACCTTTGATGCATGTTTACGTTATTTAAATGAGGATCCTTGGGAAAGATTGCGTATTATCCGCACAAATATTAAAAACACAAAACTTCAAATGTTGCTTCGTGGACAAAATTTACTGGGATATAAACATTATCCAGATGATGTTGTGCGTGCTTTCGTTACCAAGTCCGTCGAGAATGGGATTGATGTGGTTAGAATTTTCGACGCATTGAATGATGGTCGCAATTTAATTACTTCGATTGATGCAACTAAAGAAGCAGGCGGACACGTGCAAGCAGCCATTTGTTATACGACCAGTGAGATTCATACGGTTAAGTATTTTGTTGAAAAGGCTAAAGAGTTTGTTAATTATGGGGCAGATTCAATTGCTATTAAAGATATGGCGGGGGTGTTATCACCAAAAATCAGTTATGAATTAGTTTCGGAATTACGTTCTGTTTTAGATGTTCCTATTCAAGTGCATACACATGCAACCAGTGGTATTTCAGAAATGGCTTATTTAAAGGCTGTGGAAGCTGGAGCTGATATTATTGATACGGCTATCTCTTCGTTCTCAGGAGGTACTTCTCAACCTACGACGGAGTCAATGGTAATTATTTTAGAGGAATTAGGGTATGAAACGGGGATTGATTTGGATAAGCTAGCTGAACTTGCTTTATATTTTAATAAAGTGCGTGATAAATATCGCGAGTCAGGTCAATTAAATCCAAAAGTTAAAGATATTGATCCTAAATCTCTGATATATCAAGTGCCTGGAGGAATGTTATCTAATTTGTTAAGTCAACTCAAGGAGCAAGGGCTAGAAAGTAGATATGAAGAAGTGCTTCTTGAAGTACCGCGTGTTAGAGCCGATTTAGGCTACCCACCATTAGTTACCCCCTTATCACAAATGGTGGGAACACAAGCTTTGATGAATGTTGTCAGCGGTGAACGATACAAACTAATACCCAACGAAATTAAAGATTACGTAAAAGGTTATTATGGGCAACCACCCATTGAAATTAGTGAGGAAATTTCTAAGAAAATCATTGGTGATAGTGAAGTGATTACCGTTCGACCAGCGGATTTATTAGAGGATCAAATGGAACAACTTACCCAAGAAATCTCTGACTATGCTAAATCGCCTGAAGATGTCCTAAGCTATGCCTTGTTTCCTCAACAAGCGAGAGATTTTTTAGGTAGGCGAGAAGATCCTTACTATGATGTGCCTCTACAAACGATTGATCTAACCATTAATACTTTGTAG
- a CDS encoding tRNA (mnm(5)s(2)U34)-methyltransferase: MQNAINYSHTMLNELIEQFPNGLFIDATLGNGNDAIHILKHPKFTGTLLAFDIQPQALQTSQTKITQLNIAAHRYQLIGDSHANVDQYLAIDASLQGAIFNLGYLPKGNHQITTQADSTIQALEKMQGYLVKNGKIILVVYPGHQAGQIEKVRLLEELSQWPQETFQILQYQFINQINNPPFVIIIEKTI, encoded by the coding sequence ATGCAAAACGCTATCAACTATTCGCACACCATGCTGAACGAACTTATTGAACAATTCCCAAACGGACTCTTCATCGACGCTACCCTTGGTAACGGCAATGACGCCATTCATATCCTAAAACACCCCAAATTCACTGGCACCCTACTAGCTTTTGACATTCAACCCCAAGCCCTTCAAACATCCCAAACAAAAATAACCCAACTAAATATCGCTGCCCATCGCTATCAATTAATAGGCGATTCACATGCTAACGTCGATCAATACTTAGCGATTGACGCAAGCTTACAGGGTGCGATATTTAATTTGGGTTATTTACCAAAAGGAAACCATCAAATAACAACACAAGCCGACTCAACGATTCAAGCCTTAGAAAAAATGCAGGGGTATTTAGTTAAGAACGGAAAAATTATCCTAGTTGTTTACCCTGGTCATCAAGCGGGTCAGATTGAAAAAGTCCGTCTACTTGAAGAGCTTTCGCAATGGCCTCAAGAGACGTTTCAAATTTTACAATACCAATTTATCAATCAAATAAATAACCCGCCCTTTGTCATTATTATCGAAAAAACTATTTGA
- the leuS gene encoding leucine--tRNA ligase, producing MTFQHRMIETKWQKYWADNHTFKTQDRGVDYPSYYVLDMFPYPSGKGLHVGHAEGYTATDIIARMKRAQGFDVLHPMGWDAFGLPAEQYALDTGNDPAVFTEENIQNFKRQINALGFSYDWDREINTTDPEFYKWTQWIFTKLFEKGLAYQTDVMVNWCPALGTVLANEEVVDGVSERGGHPVFRKPMRQWVLKITAYADRLLEDLEDLDWPESIKEMQRNWIGKSEGALVNFQVVGQEQVIQTYTTRPDTLFGTSYIVVAPESEMAKSLITPDREEEVLAYINQVESKSELERTSLTKEKTGVFSGSYVVNPATQEEIPVWIAEYVIASYGTGAVMGSAAHDSRDFEFATKFGLPIIPIIEQGDNDLPYLEDGVHINSDFLNGLKTDEALKVMIDWLEENGYGERQINYRLRDWVFSRQRYWGEPIPVIHWEDGTTTALSEEELPLLLLKTDKIQPSGTGESPLANIDEWVNVVDEKTGMKGRRETNTMPQWAGSSWYFLRFMDNTSKTALVSKEAIDKWHNVDLYIGGAEHAVLHLLYARFWHKFLYDLGIVDTKEPFQKLFNQGMILGDNNEKMSKSKGNIVNPDDVINDYGADTLRLYEMFMGPLDASIAWSENGLEGSRRFLDRVWRLFVNEDTQTLNDTIQVSDNKKLERVYHQTVKKVTQDYEQLHFNTAISQLMIFLNEAKNETIIPMEYAKGFVKLLAPIAPHLMEEIWSLLGETSSVSLAEWPTYDEALTVDDQIEIVIQVNGKVKVKKMIDNNLSKEAMEKIALEDSTIQSEINNKTIRKIIAVPNRLVNIVAN from the coding sequence ATGACTTTTCAACATCGCATGATTGAAACAAAATGGCAAAAATATTGGGCAGATAATCATACCTTTAAAACACAAGATCGTGGTGTCGATTATCCGTCATATTATGTTTTGGATATGTTCCCTTATCCCTCTGGAAAAGGCTTACATGTCGGTCATGCTGAAGGCTATACGGCAACCGATATTATTGCACGGATGAAACGGGCACAAGGCTTTGATGTCTTGCATCCGATGGGATGGGATGCCTTTGGTTTACCTGCGGAACAGTACGCATTAGACACTGGAAATGACCCAGCGGTATTTACTGAAGAGAATATTCAGAATTTTAAACGCCAAATCAATGCCTTGGGCTTCTCTTATGATTGGGACCGTGAAATAAATACCACCGACCCTGAGTTTTACAAGTGGACCCAATGGATTTTCACGAAGTTGTTTGAGAAAGGCTTAGCTTATCAAACGGATGTGATGGTTAACTGGTGTCCTGCTTTGGGGACGGTGTTGGCTAATGAAGAAGTAGTGGATGGCGTTAGTGAGCGGGGCGGGCATCCCGTTTTTCGTAAGCCGATGCGCCAATGGGTTTTGAAAATTACCGCCTATGCCGATCGTCTATTGGAAGATTTGGAGGACTTGGATTGGCCTGAAAGTATTAAAGAAATGCAAAGAAATTGGATTGGAAAATCTGAAGGTGCCTTAGTTAATTTTCAAGTCGTAGGGCAAGAACAAGTGATTCAAACCTATACAACCAGACCGGATACTTTGTTTGGGACGTCCTATATTGTCGTGGCACCTGAAAGTGAAATGGCAAAATCATTGATTACGCCCGACCGTGAAGAAGAAGTTTTGGCCTATATTAATCAGGTAGAATCTAAATCTGAACTTGAAAGAACTTCGTTGACCAAAGAAAAAACTGGGGTATTTTCGGGTTCTTATGTCGTCAACCCTGCCACCCAAGAAGAAATCCCTGTTTGGATTGCAGAATATGTTATCGCGTCCTATGGGACAGGTGCAGTAATGGGGTCAGCGGCTCACGATAGCCGGGACTTTGAGTTTGCCACCAAATTTGGTTTGCCCATTATTCCCATCATTGAACAAGGTGATAACGACTTACCATACCTAGAAGATGGGGTGCATATCAATTCTGATTTTCTTAATGGTTTAAAAACAGATGAAGCCTTGAAAGTTATGATTGATTGGTTAGAGGAAAATGGTTATGGTGAACGACAAATTAATTATCGTTTGCGTGACTGGGTCTTTTCGCGTCAACGCTATTGGGGTGAACCCATCCCTGTTATTCATTGGGAAGATGGGACAACAACGGCACTTTCTGAAGAAGAATTGCCTTTATTGTTGCTTAAAACGGATAAAATCCAACCTAGCGGGACGGGTGAATCGCCATTGGCTAATATTGATGAATGGGTGAATGTGGTGGATGAAAAGACGGGCATGAAAGGACGTCGCGAAACCAATACGATGCCACAATGGGCTGGTTCTTCTTGGTATTTCTTGCGTTTTATGGATAACACGTCAAAAACAGCCTTAGTATCGAAGGAAGCTATTGATAAATGGCACAATGTCGATTTGTATATTGGTGGGGCTGAACATGCTGTTCTCCATTTGTTGTATGCTCGTTTCTGGCATAAATTCCTTTATGATTTGGGCATTGTTGACACTAAAGAACCTTTCCAAAAATTATTTAATCAAGGGATGATTTTGGGGGATAACAATGAAAAAATGTCTAAATCGAAAGGCAATATTGTTAATCCGGATGATGTCATTAATGACTATGGCGCAGATACTTTGCGGCTTTATGAAATGTTTATGGGACCATTAGATGCTTCTATTGCTTGGAGTGAAAATGGTTTAGAAGGTAGTCGGCGTTTCCTTGATCGCGTATGGCGTCTGTTTGTTAATGAGGACACACAAACCTTAAATGATACGATACAAGTTAGTGATAACAAAAAACTAGAGCGTGTTTATCATCAAACGGTCAAAAAAGTCACTCAGGATTATGAACAACTTCACTTTAATACAGCTATTTCACAACTGATGATTTTCTTGAATGAAGCAAAAAATGAAACAATTATCCCAATGGAGTATGCTAAAGGTTTTGTTAAATTGTTAGCTCCCATCGCTCCTCATTTGATGGAGGAAATTTGGTCATTATTAGGTGAAACAAGCAGCGTTTCCTTAGCAGAATGGCCAACATATGATGAAGCACTCACGGTTGATGATCAAATTGAAATTGTTATTCAAGTGAATGGAAAAGTAAAAGTTAAAAAGATGATTGATAATAATCTTTCAAAAGAAGCGATGGAAAAGATTGCTTTAGAAGATTCAACGATCCAAAGCGAAATTAATAATAAAACCATTCGTAAAATCATTGCCGTTCCAAATAGATTAGTGAATATTGTAGCTAATTAA
- a CDS encoding sodium ion-translocating decarboxylase subunit beta, whose translation MQTLVQGILSITFPQIIMIAIGLLLIYLGIYKKYEPTLLIPMGFGTILVNFPNTGVLTQVTNGVEQEGILDLLFNNGIANELFPLLIFIGIGAMIDFGPLLKNPEMMFFGAAAQFGIFFTIIVAVLFGFNLEQSASIGMIGAADGPSSIFVANQLAPDLLGPITVAAYSYMALVPIIQPAAIRLVTTKEERKIRMEYKESTVSKKARILFPIVITVIASLIAPATSPLIGFLMFGNLLRECGVLDRLADSAQNELVNIVSILLGLAISVKMEASIFLNFQTVMIILFGLVAFVMDTIGGVVFAKILNLFLKEKINPMIGAAGISAFPMSSRVVQKMATEEDPQNFILMQAVGANVSGQIASVIAAGIILGYFS comes from the coding sequence ATGCAAACCTTAGTGCAAGGAATTTTATCCATTACATTTCCGCAAATAATCATGATTGCCATTGGACTGTTACTAATCTATTTAGGTATTTATAAAAAATATGAACCAACTTTACTCATCCCAATGGGATTTGGAACGATTCTTGTTAATTTCCCTAATACAGGTGTTTTAACGCAAGTAACGAATGGGGTTGAACAAGAAGGTATTCTGGATTTGTTGTTTAATAATGGTATTGCCAACGAGTTATTTCCTTTATTAATCTTTATTGGCATTGGGGCGATGATAGATTTCGGTCCTTTATTGAAAAATCCGGAAATGATGTTTTTTGGAGCGGCTGCGCAATTTGGGATATTTTTTACCATAATCGTGGCGGTTTTGTTTGGCTTTAATTTAGAGCAAAGTGCATCGATAGGGATGATTGGGGCAGCGGATGGCCCAAGTTCTATCTTTGTTGCCAATCAGTTAGCCCCTGATTTGTTAGGTCCAATAACCGTTGCTGCCTATTCATACATGGCATTGGTACCGATTATTCAGCCGGCCGCAATTAGATTGGTGACAACCAAAGAAGAACGTAAAATTCGTATGGAATACAAAGAATCAACAGTTTCTAAGAAAGCACGTATTTTATTTCCAATTGTCATTACCGTTATTGCCAGTCTTATCGCACCAGCAACTTCCCCATTAATTGGATTTTTAATGTTTGGTAATTTATTAAGGGAGTGTGGCGTGTTAGATCGTTTAGCTGATTCGGCACAAAATGAATTAGTTAATATTGTTAGTATCCTATTAGGGTTAGCCATTTCTGTTAAAATGGAGGCATCTATATTTTTAAATTTCCAAACAGTCATGATTATTTTGTTTGGTTTAGTTGCTTTTGTTATGGATACTATTGGCGGTGTGGTTTTTGCTAAAATATTAAATTTATTTTTGAAGGAAAAAATCAATCCAATGATTGGGGCAGCTGGAATATCTGCTTTTCCTATGTCAAGTAGAGTTGTTCAAAAAATGGCAACAGAAGAAGATCCACAGAATTTTATTTTAATGCAGGCCGTTGGAGCCAATGTATCAGGTCAAATTGCTTCTGTTATTGCAGCTGGGATAATACTCGGTTATTTTAGTTAA
- a CDS encoding biotin/lipoyl-containing protein, giving the protein MLRKFKIKLNGEEYYVEMEELDAPNTQQPTPSVVEPSQPVAQPVVEEKVTPQAQPEPQPQSTASAAVITDNTLTAPMPGKIIKVLLKEGTNVEINQPIMVLEAMKMENEIVANKAGTLSKIHVTVGQSVNAGDALFTIDE; this is encoded by the coding sequence ATGCTTAGAAAATTCAAAATTAAACTAAATGGTGAAGAGTATTATGTCGAAATGGAAGAGTTAGATGCACCAAATACCCAACAGCCAACCCCTTCAGTGGTTGAACCGTCCCAACCAGTGGCTCAACCCGTGGTGGAAGAAAAAGTTACACCACAAGCTCAACCTGAACCTCAACCTCAATCAACAGCATCAGCAGCTGTCATTACTGATAACACTTTAACGGCCCCTATGCCGGGGAAAATCATAAAAGTTCTACTTAAGGAAGGAACAAATGTTGAAATTAACCAACCGATAATGGTGTTAGAAGCGATGAAAATGGAAAATGAAATTGTAGCTAATAAAGCTGGTACATTAAGTAAAATTCATGTTACAGTTGGTCAATCTGTCAATGCCGGAGATGCTTTATTTACCATAGATGAGTGA